The genomic DNA CGGCGAGCACCTCGCGCGCATGATCGGCGATCTCGGCATCGACATCAGCCTGTCGTCCGGCACCACCGACATCGCCCCGGGCGAGCACGGGCTGGCCGTGACGCTCAAGGACGAGAGCGTCGTGGACGCGGCCGTCGTCGTCTTCGCCGCGGGTGTGCGCCCGCGCGACGAGTTGGCCCGCGACGCCGGCCTGGAGATCGCCGAGCGCGGCGGCGTCCGCACCGACCTGTCCTGTGTGACCTCGGATCCCGCCGTCTACGCCATCGGTGAGGTCGCGGCGATCGAGGGCCGCTGTTACGGCCTCGTCGGACCCGGCTACGCGACGGCCGAGGTCGTCGCGGACCGCCTGCTCGGTGGCGACGCCCGGTTCCCGGGGGCGGACCTGTCCACCAAGCTCAAGCTGCTCGGTGTCGACGTGGCCTCCTTCGGTGACGCGCTCGGCACCACGCCCGGCGCGCTCGATGTCGTGGTCAGCGACCCGATCGGCGGCACGTACGCCAAGCTGGTGCTGTCCGACGACGCGTCGACGCTGCTCGGCGGCGTGCTGGTGGGCGACGCCTCGCAGTACGGGGTGCTGCGGCCCCTCGTCGGTTCGTCGCTGCCGGGCGACCCGGTCTCGCTGATCGCACCGGTCGGCGACGGCTCCCCCGGCATCGGCGTGGGCGCGCTCCCGGACGCGGCGCAGGTCTGCTCGTGCAACGACGTCTCGAAGGGCACGTTGTGCGCGGCGATCGCGGACGGCGCGTGCACCGTCGCCGAGCTCAAGGGCTGTACCAACGCGGGCACCTCGTGCGGCTCGTGCGTGCCGTTGCTCTCCCAGTTGCTCGAAGCCGAGGGCGTCACCGTCTCGAAGGCGCTGTGCGAGCACTTCACCCAGTCCCGCGCCGAGCTCTTCGAGCTGGTCCAGGCCAGCGGCATCCGCACCTTCTCGGGCCTGATCGAGCGGTTCGGCTCCGGCACCGGGTGCGACCTCTGCAAGCCGACGGTGGCCTCGATCCTCGCGTCCACCAGCTCCGATCACATCCTCTCCGGCGAGCAGGCCTCGCTGCAGGACAGCAACGATCACTTCCTCGCGAACATCCAGCGCAACGGCACCTACTCGGTGGTGCCGCGCATGCCGGGCGGCGACGTGACCGCCGAACAACTCATCGTGATCGGTGAGATCGCCCGCGACTTCGGCCTGTACACGAAGATCACCGGCGGCCAGCGGATCGACATGTTCGGTGCCACCGTGGACCAGCTGCCGCTGATCTGGCGGCGCCTGGTGGACGCCGGCATGGAGTCGGGGCAGGCGTACGGCAAATCGCTGCGCACCGTGAAGAGCTGCGTGGGCAGCGACTGGTGCCGCTACGGCCAGCAGGACTCGGTGCAGATGGCGATCGACCTGGAGCTGCGCTATCGAGGGCTGCGGTCGCCGCACAAGATCAAGATGGGCGTCTCCGGGTGCGCGCGCGAGTGCGCGGAGGCGCGCGGCAAGGACGTCGGCGTGATCGCGACGGAATCCGGTTGGAACCTCTACGTGGGCGGCAACGGCGGCATGACCCCGAAGCACGCGCAACTGCTCGCCGGCGACCTGGACCGGGAGACGCTCATCACCTACGTCGACAGGTTCCTCATGTACTACATCCGCACCGCGGACCGGCTGCAGCGGACGGCGCCCTGGCTCGAGAGCCTCGGCATGGACCGGCTCCGGGAGGTCGTGATCGACGACGCGCTCGGCCTGAACGCGGACTTCGAGGCCGCCGTCGAGCGGCACGTCGACGGCTACGGCTGCGAGTGGAAGGGCGTTCTCGACGACCCCGACAAGCTCGCCCGGTTCGTCTCCTTCGTCAACGCCCCCGGGGCACCCGATCCGACGGTCGACTTCGGCGAGAAGAACGGCCGCAAGGTGCCGATCCTGCTGGGCACCCCCACCCCGTCGATGCCCGCCAGGGAGGACCGCGCATGACCACCGCACCCTTCGACCTGCACCGCTGGACCCGCGACTGGACGGCCGCGTGCCCCGCCGCCCGGCTCGAGCCGCTGCGCGGCGTCGCGGTCCTGCTGCCCGACGGTGCCCAGGTGGCGCTGTTCCGGCTCGCGGACGACAGCATCCGGGCGGTCGGCAACATCGATCCGATCGGGCGGGCCGCCGTGATGTCGCGCGGCATCGTCGGCGACCGGGGCGGTTTCCCGGTGGTCCAATCGCCCCTGAAGAAGCAGGCCTTCAGCCTGCTCGACGGCCGCTGCCTCGACGCCCCCGGAGTCTCGATCCCGGTGTACGACACGCGGATATCCCTCGACGGGACCGTCTTCGTCGCGAACTCCCCCGACGTGCGGTTCGGCTTCCGTCCCCGCCCGCGCACTCTGTGATCGCACCACCGCTACTCTGCTCCTGACAGGTGAAGGAGTGGACGATGGCCGGTCAGGGCGATTCTTCCGTGGGGCTGCGGGATCGGGGTCCGCTCGCGGCGTCCGACGTACGGTTCCTGATAGGCGCGATCGCGCCGATCGTCGACGCCCGCGTCGAAGCCGGGACACCGCACGGTCGGCTCAGTCCCGCGGCGCTGCAGGTGGAGGCCGGCACCGCGCGGCTCACCGACCCGGCGGAGGCCGACGAGGCGACGACCTACGCCGCCCCCGAGGTGCGCGCGGGCGGGGCACCCTCCGCACGGTCCGAGGTCTTCGCCCTGGCGAGCACGACGTACACCCTGCTCACCGGGCACCCGCCGAACCCGTACGGCTTCGCGACGGTGCGCCGGGACCGGCCCGATCTGGGCCCCGAGGTCGACGGTGTCCTGCTCCAGGCGACGGCGCGGACGCCCGACCTCCGCTTCGCCTCCGCCGGGGAGTTCGCGGCCGCCCTCGCCGAGGCACTCGACCAGCCGATCCCCCTCTCCTCGGTCCCGGTGCGCGTTCCCGAGCCCGTGACGCCGATCCCGCTCGAGACGACGCCCGCCCCGACCGCGGCCGAGCCCGCGGCGCCGGCGCGCACGCGCCCCCGGCTCGAGATCCCGGAGGCGGCGCTGCCGATCGTCTTCCTCCTGCTCGTCGTCCTCGCGGCGGCGGGCTTCATGGCCCTGTTCCTCAGCGGATCCTGACCCCGCGGATGATCCGATGACCGACGACGATCTCGCCACCCGGCTCCGCGCGACGGGGCCGCTTCCGGCCACCGAGGTCGCGCGCATCCTCTCGGCGGCGGCGGACGTGGTCGACCGGCGCATCGCGGAGGGCCGCCCGCACGGCCGGATCAGCCCGGCGGCGATCGTCGCGCCCGCGAACGGCGACGTGGTGCTCGCCGACCCGGCCACTCTGGGCCGCCTACCCGAGACCGGCGCGCACGCGGCACCGGAGATCATCGCCGGTGCCCCGGCCGACGCGCGCTCGGAGGTGTTCTCGCTGGCGAGCACCGCCTACAGTCTGCTCACCGGGACCACACCGAACTCCTTCGGGATCGCCAACGCCCGCCGGGCGCGACCCGACCTCGGCCCTGGCCTGGAGGCGGCGCTCACGCGGGCGACCTCGCGCGATCCCGCCTTCCGCTACCAGTCCGCCGGCGACTTCGCGCGCGCCCTCGCCGACGCGCTGGCACCGGCGGCGGAATCCGGACCGCCCACACCCGCTGCCGAGGACAGGCCCCGAAGGATCTCCGCCCTCGGTCTGCTGTCCCTCATCGCGGGCGTTCTCGCCGTGGTGAGCGTGCTGCTCTGGGGCGGAATCCTCCTCGCGCAGAACCTCTCCTGAAGCGGGCTGCGGGGGCCTCGGAGCAGGTCTCTGGGCCGGAGCGAGCTCACGGTACGGCGACGCCGCCCGCGCGCGCGGCCAGTCCGGCGTGGCTGCGACGCAGGCAGGCGACACGCACCACGGCGGGGTGCAGGCCCAGGGGCGCGGCGACGACGTCGGCGCCGGCTTCGCGCAGGCGCTGCTGGAACAGGCCCTCCGCGAGGAGGTACGACGCCACGGCGACGGACGGCGCACCGTCGGACCGGACGCGGGCGACCACCTCGGCGACCGACGGATACCCCTCGCTCTGCTGGCTGGGCGCCGCGAAGGCGATGGAGACTCGGCGGCCCACCAGCGCTGAGAGCGCGGCGGCGGTGCGCCGCAGTTCCCCCTGGGCGTGGATGTCGCGGGTGCCGGCGGCCGCCATGACCACGGCGTCGCCGCGCTGCCAGCCCGCGTCCTGCAGGCGCCCGAGCATGGCTCGTGCCAGCTCCGGCGAGGGGCCGAGCGCGGGCGTCACGGTCGCGGATCGATGACCGGATTCGGCCACCTCGCGCGGCAGGTCGTGGCGCACGTGGAAGCCACTGGACAGGAAGGCGGGAACGACGACGGTGGGCTCGTGGTCGAGTTCGGTGAGCACCTCGGCCGGGCTCGGGCCGAGGACGTCGACGAACGCCACCCGGACGGTCTCGGACAGGCGCGCGGACATCGCGGCCGCGAGGTCGCCGACCATGGCGACACCGTGTTCGCTGCGGGTGCCGTGCGCCACCAGGAGGGTGCCCATGTCAGTGCTGCTCATCGATCGCGAGGCGGTAACCCCGCTTGACCACCGTTGCCACGATCTCCTTGTGGCCGAGCCCCGAGCGCAGCCGCGCGACCGCGGCCTCGACGGCGTGCGGGTCGTCACCGCCGAGCGCGGCGAGCAGCTCCTCGCGGGAGACGACCGAGCCCGGCTCCCTGGAGAGGAGGCGGAGGAGGACGATCGAGGTGGGCGTGAGTTCGCGCTCCTCGCCGTCGACGACCGCGCCGCGCGCCCGCAGACCGAGGCCGTGGCCCGCCACCCGGAGATCCGGGCGGCGGGTGGGGAGGTCCTGCTCCACCAACCGTGCGAGGGCCCCGAGCCGCATGCGCTCCGGGGTGACGGAGGTGACTCCCAGCCGGTCGAGCGGGGTCGCGGTCACGGGTCCGACGCAGTACGGCACGACGGGGCCGCTCAGGGCACCGCGGACCGCGCCGTCGAGTCCCAGTTCCGTGGCGCGTTCGAGGACCGAGGCCGCGGCGGGCGCCGAGGTGAAGGTGACCGCATCGACCGCGGTCGTCGCCAGTGCCTCGACGATCCGGTCGAGACCGGTGAGGTCCGCCGGTCGTTCCCAGCGGTAGACCGGTACCTCGACGATCTCCGCGCCGAGGGCGCGCAGGCCGTCGAGCAGCCCCGGATTCGGGTCCCACTTGTCCGTGGCCCCGTGCAGCTGCACTGCCACCCGCAGGCCGGTGAGGTCGGCGCCCGAGAGGTGACTGAGCACCTCAGCGGACGATTCCGACTCCGGTGACCACTCCTCACGCAGTCCCGCGGCCCGGAGCGCGCCCGTGGCCTTCGGTCCGCGGGAGATCACGCGGCCGCCGCCGAGCGCGGCGAGCAGCCGCTCCGCGAGCCCCCAGCCCTCGGCCGCTTCGAGCCAGCCGCGGAACCCGATGCCGGTGGTCGCGACCACCAGGTCGGGCGGCGCGGCGAGCAGTTCCTCCGTCGCGGCGCGCAGTCGCTCGTCGTCCGACAACGGGACCATGGCGATGGCGGGAGCCGCGAGCACGGCGGCGCCGCGCCGTTCGAGCAGTGTGGCCAGCTCGTCGGCGCGGCGTGCGGCCGTGATGGCCACGGTGAATCCGAGGAGGGGGCGGGCCGGCGCCTCGGTCATCGGATCGTGCTCCTTCGGTGGGGCGGTCATCGGGTGTCGGCGACGGTGAGAGCACCGTCGCGCGGCGTGGACTCCAGCGTCCCATGCCCGCGCGGGGCGGGCGTACGCACGTACACCTTCCAGGTGACCAGCGCGGCGACGACGTAGAAGGCGCCGAACACCCAGAACGCGATCGTCGCGGTGCCGGACGACTGGTACGAGGCCCGCAGGACCAGGTTGATCCCGACGCCGCCGAGGCCGCCGATCGCGCCGGCGATACCGATCACGGCCCCCGACATGGCGCGGGAGTAGTGGGTCCGGGTCGCCTCGTCGGCGTCGAGGGAACGGGCCTTGGCCTCGAAGATCGACGGGATCATCTTGTAGACCGAGCCGTTGCCCAGCCCGCTGAGGAGGAACAGGGCGATGAAGCCGAGCACGTAGGCACCGAGCACCGCACCCGACGGGGCGCCGGAACCCGCGGTCGTCGCAGCGGCGATGAGCACGCCGCCGGCCGCGATCATCCCGGTGAAGACGTACAGGGTCACGCGGCCGCCGCCGAGCCGGTCGGCCAGCTTGCCGCCGTAGACCCGGGACAGGGAGCCGAGCAGCGGGCCGAGGAAGGCGATCTGCGCGGCGTGCAGTGAAGCCTGTGCCGCCGTCTCGCCGCCCGCGCGGAAGGTCGCCTGCAGGACCTGCCCGAAGGCGAAGGAGAATCCGATGAACGAACCGAAGGTGCCGATGTAGAGCAGGGAGACGATCCACGTGTCCCGGTCCGTGGTCGCGGCCCGCATCGCCGCGGTGTCGACGGTCGGGACCTGCAGGTTGTCCATGAACAGGGCCGCGCCGATGCCCGCCACCGCCAGCAGCACGAGGTAGACCGCGCACACCCAGTAGGGCTCGCGGTTCCCGGCCGTGGCGATGACGAGGAGCCCGACGATCTGCACGGCCGGGACGCCGATGTTGCCGCCACCGGCGTTGAGCCCGAGGGCCCAGCCCTTGAGTCGCTGCGGGAAGAAGGCGTTGATGTTGGTCATCGACGAGGCGAAGTTGCCGCCGCCGAAACCGGTGAGGGCGGCGCACACGAGGTACACCCACAGGGGCTGGCCCGGGTTCGCCAGGATCAGCATCGTCGCGATCACCGGAACGGCCAGCACGAACGCGCTGAAGATGGTCCAGTTGCGACCGCCGAAACGGGCGGTGGCCAGCGTGTACGGGATTCGCAGGCAGGAGCCGACCAGGGTGGCGGTGGCACCGATGAGGAACTTGTCGGCCGTGCTCAGGCCGTAGACGTCCTGCGGCATGAACAGGACCATCACCGACCACAGGGACCAGACGGAGAAGCCCACGTGCTCGGCGACGACCGACCACAGCAGGTTCCGTTTCGCGACCTTCTCGCCGCCCGACTCCCACTGCTGCCGGTTCTCCGGATCCCAGTCCGTGATGGTGTGTGATCGGCTCATGTCCCCAGACCTCTCGGTGCGTCGACGATCTCTTTCGCGTCGAAGGTAGGCAGCCGATGTTGCGCCGCCGGTTCCCGCGGTGTCCGCCCCGTGAACTCGACCTCACGGCTCCGCACCACCGGGTGTGAGGACCGGCGCCGGCGCACGGCCGGGACGCGGACCGACCCGGCGCCGGTCGCGCCGGTGGACTCAGAAGTCCGGCGCGCCGCCCACCACGGCGGGCGCACGTCCGGCGTCCTCGCCGTCGTCCGCGAAGTCCTGGACCACGACCAGCCCGTCGCGCGCCGGCGGTGCGCCGGTGTCGTCCCCGCCCGTCGCCCCACCGACCGCCGCGGCCTCGGCCGTGGTCCCGGCCGGGCCCCCGGCCGCGGTCTCGAGCGGAGGAGTGATCTCGCGGTAGCGCTCCCCCGTGCCGACGTACTGGCTCGCGCACATCCGCAGGTTCAATCCGATCGCGTCGGCCTTGAGGTCGAGCGAGCTGTGCCGCTGGCCGTCCGCACCGTCGAAGGTCTCGTGCTTGAGCTCACCGTGCACGATGACGGGCCGGCCCTTCGCGATCACCGCCCGGGCGTTGCGGGCCAGCGCGCCGAAGGCCTTGACGTTCAGCCAGACCGTGCTGGTCTGCTTCCACTCGCCGTTGTCGTCCAGGTAGCCGTTGTTCGCGGCCATCGTGAAGCTCAGGAAGTCGTGCCGCTGATCGCGGGCCGACTCCCGGTAGGTCAGATCGTTCGTGACGTTCCCCGCTGCGAAAACAAGCACCCCGGGCATGATCGCCTCCTCGTCGTGTCGTGCGGCCGGCGGTCGCCTGCCGTCGTCGACGAGTCTCACGCGCGGGTCCCGCCCCGGACGGTGTCCGGAGCGGGACCTGTGGAGAAATCACGTTACATACGCTTAGTTGTGGATAACGGGCGGTTCCGCAGCGCACCCGTCGTCCGGCCGTGCCAGGGCTACGCGAGCCACCCCGCCGCGGTGAAGCCGTCGAGGTACCGCTCGATCAGCGCGCGGTCGAGGTGCGGGATGTCGCCCGGCCCGACGTTCGCCTCCCGCACCGCCGCGCGGAACCGGTCGGCGGTGAGCGCACTCCCGCCCTCGTTCGGGGTCGGGTGGGCGAAGGAGTGCAGGAGCGGCAGCACCGAGCGCTGGCGGTCCTCCGTGGGGAGCGCCCGCAGCGCGTTCTCGAAACGGCTGAACCACTCGTCGTAGTCGGCGATCCGCTCGATCGGGCGGTCCTCGGCGATCCAGTCGACGAAGTCGTCCAAGCCCGCGCCGCCCTCATCGACGTTGAGCACGTGGAAGGTCCGGAACCCCTCGCGGCCCGCGGCGCCGAGCGTGGTGATCGCCTCGGCGGTGAAGTCCACCGGCAGACCGTCGTAGTGCGGGCGCGGCCCGGTCGGGTCGGCGGCGAACGACGCGGGCGCGAGCCCGGTCTCGGCGATGCTCAGCAGCAGCCGGGTGAACTGGTCCACCGGGTTGTACTGACCGCGGAAGCGGCTGTGCGCCAGGATCATGTCCGAGCGGAAGACCCGCACCGGAATGCCTGCGAGATCGGACGCCTCGCGGAGCAGCACCTCCCCCGCCCACTTGCTCACGGCGTATCCGTTGGCGTAGGCGTCCGCCCCGATCCGGCGCTCGGCGCCCGCGACGCGGACGTCGTCGTCCTCGACGAGCAGGCGACCGTCGTCCTGCGGGACCACCGCCACCGTCGACACGTAGTCGATCGATTTGCGCCGCACGGTGAGTGCGAGCCGGACGATCTCCGCGGTGCCGACGACGTTCGGGCCGAACAACTGGTCGTAGGGCAGCACGTGATTGACCATCGCGCCGCAGTGCACCACGTGGTCCACGCGCTCGGCGAGCGCCTCCCAGGTAGCGGCGCCGAGCCCCAGCGACGGTGCGCCGAAGTCGCCCACGACGACCTCGAGGTGCCGCTCCGCGAGGGCCGTGAACTCCTGGGTCAGCGCGGGATCCGCGGTACCGATCGCGTCGTTGACGCGCCGGCGCGCATCGTCGGCGTCGGCCCCGCGGACCAGCGCGACGACGGTGCCGTCGTGCGGAGCGACGCGGCGGAGCCATTCGAGCAGGAGGAACCGGCCGAGGTAGCCGGTCCCACCGGTGAGCAGGACCGTCGCGGGCTCGCCGTGCGCCGCGGGGAGCGACGGCGCCGCGGCCACCAGATCCGGGTCGATGAACCGCTCGAGCCGCAGGTCCGAGGCGCGGGCGAGCTCGGCGTCCTGCCCGTGGATGGATGCCGCGGTGGGCGCCTGGGGCCCGCCCGACCGGGCCGCCTCGATGTGTGCGGCGACGCCGCCGAGCGTCGCTGTGGGCCCGACGATCGCCTGCACCGGCACGGGCAGGCCGTAGACGCCTTCGAGCGTGGTGGCGAGCGACAGCGCGGAGAGCGAGTCGCCGCCGAGGTCGAGGAACCGGGTCTCCCGGTCGAGCTCGTCGGGCAGCACGCCGAGGGTCAGCGCGGCCGCCCGGATGACCGTCTCCGCCACGGACTCGCCCGGGTCGAGGGAGCGCAGGCCGTCCCGGCGGCGCTCCTCGGCCGCCGCGTACATCGCCTCCAGTTCGGCCCCGTACCGGGCCACGAGCGCGGGCCGCACCAGCTTGCCGATGCCCGAGCGCAGCCCGTTCTCCTGCGAGAACGGTTCGCGTTCGACGATGACGTCGCGCGGCACCTCGTAGGACGCGAGGTCGTTCTCGCGGGCGATCCGCGCCATGCCGTCGAGCACGCGGGTGCGGGCCTCGGCGTCGGTCTCGCCGGCGGGGCCGGGGGCGGGCACCACCACGCCGAGCAGGTACGAGCGCTCGCTGCTGCCGTGGAGGAAGACCTGGTGCACCTCCGGCCCGGCGGCGTAGGTGGCCTCGAGCTGGGCGATCGGCACGAACTCGCCCTGCGCGAGTTTGATCACGTTGCTGCGCCGGTCGACGTACTCGAGGTGGTCGGGCGCGAGCTCGGCCATGACGTCGCCGGTGTGGTAGAAGCCCTCGTCGTCGCGGATCCGCTTGTCGGAGTGGTAGTAGCCGGGGATCAGCTGCGTCGACTTCACCAGGAGTTCGCCGCGCGGGTGCGGCGAATCGGTGACGAAGTAGCCCAGTTCGGGAACGTCGACGAGCTTGTACTCGGTGACCGGCGGACGGACGATCACACCGTCGCGGAGCACGCCTCCCGCTTCCGTGGAGCCGTAACCGATCTGGATGTCGATGCCGAGCAACCACTCCATGAAGGCCTGCAGCTCGGCGGAGAGGGCGGCGCTACCGCACATCGCCGCCTGCACACGGCCGCCGAGGACGCGGTCACGCAGTTCGGCGCGCGCGGTCTCGGTGTCGGTCTCCGCTTCGACGGCGAGGAAGCGCTGGTGGATCAGCTCGCACACGCGCGGTACGAGTCCGATCGCGGTCGGGCGCGCGGCCGCGAGATCGTCGAACAGCGACGACATGTCGGGTGCGGCGGCGAAGTAGCCGGTGCCGCCGGACGCGAGGCCGGCGATGAGCCAGTTGCGGCCGTACATGTGGCTCATGGGCAGGAAGTGCAGCAGCGACTCGGACGGCAGGTCCACGTCGACGATGCTGTCGACCTTGAGCCAGGCGTCGGAGACGAGCTGCTCGGTGTACATCGCTCCCTTCGGGGTGCCGGTGCTCCCCGAGGTGTAGATCAGGGTCACGAGCGGGTCGGTGCCGGGCTCGGGCGCGAAGAACTCGGGTGCCGGCAGGACCTCGCCCGCGAGCACGTCGTTCTCGAGTCCCTCGTAGCCGGGGTGGTCACCGTCGAAGACGACGACGCGGGGTGTCGCGGCGGATTCCGCGAGGGCCTGCTCCGCGAGACCGATCTGGTCGGCGCTGACGGCGAACACCTTCGGCCGGGTCTCGTCCAGGATCGCGGCGATCCGCGCCGCGGGCGCGCCCGCCTGCAGCGGCACGTTCGGAGCGCCGAGCAGCGTGGTAGCCAGGTCCACCGTGACGAAGTCGGCACTGGTGAACCCGAGGATCGCGACGAAGTCCCCCGGATCGAGCTCGCTCCGCCAGGCGGCGACGAGCGCGGTGACCCGGCGCCATATCTCGCCGTACGACACGGTGGCGTACGGCGCGCGGGGCCCTCCGTCGCGGGTCGCGAATGCCGGGCGATCGGCGAACCTGGCGAAGATCCGCTCGATGATCCGGGGAAGGCGCTCCGCCTGCGCGTCGCCCGCCCCGGTCGTTGCGGCACCGGTCACCGCGGGATCGTCGCCCCGCATCGCCTCGATCGACATCTGACACCTCATTTCACTACGGAACTCTAAGTAACTCTTTCTCTAGCTTAGCTACTGACCGGTAGGTGTGCACGTTCGACGCATCGCGAGTCCAAATCTGGTCCCCGCGAGCGCGCGGTGATGGACTGGCGCTCCACATCCCAGCCCCTCGACGGAAGGCCGACGTGAGCTCGCGCACCCCCCTCCACCTGCACTGGTTCCTGCCCACCTACGGCGACTCACGGAACCTCATGGCGGGCGGGCACGGCAGCTCGATGAGCGGCGACCGCCCCGCGAACCTGCACTACCTCAAGCAACTGGCCCTGGCCGCCGAGGCGAACCGGTTCGAGGCCGTGCTCATCCCCACCGGGCTGTGGTGCGAGGACGCCTGGCTCACCGCCGCCCTCCTCACCGAGTCCACCGAGACGCTCAAATTCCTCGTCGCCCTGCGGCCCGGGCTGGTCAGCCCGCTCCTATCGGCACAGATGGCGAGCACGCTGCAGTGGCAGTCGGGCGGGCGCGTCCTGCTCAACGTGGTCACCGGGGGCGAGTCGTCCGAGCAGCGCGCCTTCGGTGACACCCTCACCAAGGACCAGCGCTACGCCCGCTGCGGCGAGTTCCTCGACATCACCCGCCGGCTCTTCACCTCGACGGAGCCGGTGAACGTGGCGGGCGAGTACGTCTCCGCCGAGAACGCGCTCCTCGCGCGCCGCCCCGATCCCGCTCCCCCGATCTTCTTCGGCGGCAGTTCCCCCGCCGCCGGGGACGTCGCCGCGAAGCACGCCGACACGTACCTCACGTGGGGTGAGCCGCCCGCGCAGGTTCGCGCGAAGCTGGACTGGATCCGTGGCCTGGCCGCTGCGCAGGGGCGGGAGCTCACGTACGGCATCCGCCTGCACGTGATCTCGCGCGACACCAGCGAGGAGGCGTGGGCCGAGGCGAACCGCCTGCTGGGCAACCTCGATCCCGCCGCCGTCCGTGCGGCGCAGGCGAACCTCGCCAAGAGCGAGTCCGAGGGGCAGCGTCTCATGCGCGAACTGCACGGCGGGGGCGCCGCCTTCGACGAGGCCGCCGACGCCCGCTCGCTCCAGGTCTACCCGGGACTGTGGACCGGCGTCGGCCTCGTCCGTGGTGGCGCGGGCACCGCGCTCGTCGGTTCGCACGACGAGGTCGCCGACCTCATCGCCGAGTACGCCGCACTCGGCCTCGACCACTTCATCCTCTCCGGGTACCCGCACCTGGAGGAGGCCTACCACTTCGGTGAGGGCGTCCGCCCGCGCCTGGCCGCCCGCGGCCTGCTCGACGGCGGCACCGCATCGTCGGAGCCCGTGCGCGGCGCCTTCCTCCCCGACCTGTCCCCCACCTCCTAGCCGCACAGAAGGCTCACACAGAAGGACTGCACGGATGACGACCGAGAAGATCGCCGACGAGATCAAGTTCGCCTACTGGGTGCCCAACGTCTCGGGCGGCCTGGTGACCAGTGACATCGAGCAGCGCACCAATTGGGACTTCGAGTACAACAAGAAGCTGGCCCAGACCGCCGAGCGCGTCGGCTTCGAGTACGCCCTCTCCCAGGTGCGGTACATGGCCAGCTACGGCGCCGAGTACCAGCACGAATCGACCTCGTTCAGCCTCGCGCTCCTCGGCGCGACGGAGCGGCTCAAGGTCATCGCCGCCGTGCATCCCGGCCTGTGGCACCCGGCCGTGCTCGCGAAGTTCGGCGCGACCGCCGACCACCTCTCCAACGGCCGGTTCGCGATCAACGTGGTCTCCGGCTGGTTCGCCGGCGAGTTCAAGGCACTCGGCGAGCCCTGGCTCGAACACGACGAGCGGTACCGCCGCAGCGCCGAGTTCCTCGAGGTGATCCGCAGGATCTGGACCGAGGACAACGTCGACTTCGGCGGTGACTTCTACCGGATCCGCGACTTCACCCTCAAGCCGAAGCCGCTCAACACGCCCGAGCGCCCCAACCCGGAGCTGTTCCAGGGCGGCAACTCGTCCGCCGCACGCGTCAACGGCGGCAAGTACGCCGACTGGTACTTCTCCAACGGCAAGGACTTCGACGGCGTCACGGATCAACTCGACGACCTGCGCCGCGTGGCCCGGGAGGCACAGCGCGAGGTCAAGTTCGGCCTCAACGGCTTCATCATCGCCCGCGATACCGAGAAGGAGGCCCGGGACACCCTGCGCGAGATCGTCGAGAAGGCCAACAAGCCCGCCGTCGAGGGCTTCCGCGACGCCGTGCAGCAGGCCGGGAAGTCCACCGCGGACGGCCGCGGCATGTGGGCGGACTCGACCTTCGAGGATCTCGTCCAGTACAACGACGGCTTCCGCACGCAGCTCATCGGAACGCCGGAGCAGGTCGCGGAGCGGATCGTCGCGTACAAGGAGCTCGGCGTCGATCTCATCCTGGGCGGCTTCCTCCACTTCCAGGAGGAGATCGAGTACTTCGGTGAGAAGGTGCTCCCCCTGGT from Tsukamurella paurometabola includes the following:
- a CDS encoding single-stranded DNA-binding protein; translation: MPGVLVFAAGNVTNDLTYRESARDQRHDFLSFTMAANNGYLDDNGEWKQTSTVWLNVKAFGALARNARAVIAKGRPVIVHGELKHETFDGADGQRHSSLDLKADAIGLNLRMCASQYVGTGERYREITPPLETAAGGPAGTTAEAAAVGGATGGDDTGAPPARDGLVVVQDFADDGEDAGRAPAVVGGAPDF
- the car gene encoding carboxylic acid reductase; its protein translation is MSIEAMRGDDPAVTGAATTGAGDAQAERLPRIIERIFARFADRPAFATRDGGPRAPYATVSYGEIWRRVTALVAAWRSELDPGDFVAILGFTSADFVTVDLATTLLGAPNVPLQAGAPAARIAAILDETRPKVFAVSADQIGLAEQALAESAATPRVVVFDGDHPGYEGLENDVLAGEVLPAPEFFAPEPGTDPLVTLIYTSGSTGTPKGAMYTEQLVSDAWLKVDSIVDVDLPSESLLHFLPMSHMYGRNWLIAGLASGGTGYFAAAPDMSSLFDDLAAARPTAIGLVPRVCELIHQRFLAVEAETDTETARAELRDRVLGGRVQAAMCGSAALSAELQAFMEWLLGIDIQIGYGSTEAGGVLRDGVIVRPPVTEYKLVDVPELGYFVTDSPHPRGELLVKSTQLIPGYYHSDKRIRDDEGFYHTGDVMAELAPDHLEYVDRRSNVIKLAQGEFVPIAQLEATYAAGPEVHQVFLHGSSERSYLLGVVVPAPGPAGETDAEARTRVLDGMARIARENDLASYEVPRDVIVEREPFSQENGLRSGIGKLVRPALVARYGAELEAMYAAAEERRRDGLRSLDPGESVAETVIRAAALTLGVLPDELDRETRFLDLGGDSLSALSLATTLEGVYGLPVPVQAIVGPTATLGGVAAHIEAARSGGPQAPTAASIHGQDAELARASDLRLERFIDPDLVAAAPSLPAAHGEPATVLLTGGTGYLGRFLLLEWLRRVAPHDGTVVALVRGADADDARRRVNDAIGTADPALTQEFTALAERHLEVVVGDFGAPSLGLGAATWEALAERVDHVVHCGAMVNHVLPYDQLFGPNVVGTAEIVRLALTVRRKSIDYVSTVAVVPQDDGRLLVEDDDVRVAGAERRIGADAYANGYAVSKWAGEVLLREASDLAGIPVRVFRSDMILAHSRFRGQYNPVDQFTRLLLSIAETGLAPASFAADPTGPRPHYDGLPVDFTAEAITTLGAAGREGFRTFHVLNVDEGGAGLDDFVDWIAEDRPIERIADYDEWFSRFENALRALPTEDRQRSVLPLLHSFAHPTPNEGGSALTADRFRAAVREANVGPGDIPHLDRALIERYLDGFTAAGWLA
- a CDS encoding LLM class flavin-dependent oxidoreductase translates to MAGGHGSSMSGDRPANLHYLKQLALAAEANRFEAVLIPTGLWCEDAWLTAALLTESTETLKFLVALRPGLVSPLLSAQMASTLQWQSGGRVLLNVVTGGESSEQRAFGDTLTKDQRYARCGEFLDITRRLFTSTEPVNVAGEYVSAENALLARRPDPAPPIFFGGSSPAAGDVAAKHADTYLTWGEPPAQVRAKLDWIRGLAAAQGRELTYGIRLHVISRDTSEEAWAEANRLLGNLDPAAVRAAQANLAKSESEGQRLMRELHGGGAAFDEAADARSLQVYPGLWTGVGLVRGGAGTALVGSHDEVADLIAEYAALGLDHFILSGYPHLEEAYHFGEGVRPRLAARGLLDGGTASSEPVRGAFLPDLSPTS
- the sfnG gene encoding dimethylsulfone monooxygenase SfnG, translated to MTTEKIADEIKFAYWVPNVSGGLVTSDIEQRTNWDFEYNKKLAQTAERVGFEYALSQVRYMASYGAEYQHESTSFSLALLGATERLKVIAAVHPGLWHPAVLAKFGATADHLSNGRFAINVVSGWFAGEFKALGEPWLEHDERYRRSAEFLEVIRRIWTEDNVDFGGDFYRIRDFTLKPKPLNTPERPNPELFQGGNSSAARVNGGKYADWYFSNGKDFDGVTDQLDDLRRVAREAQREVKFGLNGFIIARDTEKEARDTLREIVEKANKPAVEGFRDAVQQAGKSTADGRGMWADSTFEDLVQYNDGFRTQLIGTPEQVAERIVAYKELGVDLILGGFLHFQEEIEYFGEKVLPLVREIEASRAGALV